One genomic region from Planifilum fulgidum encodes:
- a CDS encoding MTH1187 family thiamine-binding protein, producing the protein MPLMEISIVPVGTESSSFSSVIREVCRVIDQHGLPYQVTPTATVIEGNIDQLMNVAVEIHRTPLNHGADRVVTQITIDDRLDQPMDLHSQVAKVQPSPIR; encoded by the coding sequence ATGCCTTTGATGGAAATCAGCATTGTGCCCGTGGGAACGGAATCATCCAGCTTCAGCAGCGTGATCCGGGAAGTGTGCCGCGTCATCGATCAGCACGGGCTCCCCTACCAGGTGACGCCGACGGCCACGGTGATCGAAGGAAATATCGATCAATTGATGAACGTGGCCGTCGAAATCCACCGGACGCCGCTTAATCACGGAGCGGACCGGGTGGTCACCCAGATCACCATCGATGACCGGCTGGATCAGCCGATGGATCTCCATTCGCAGGTGGCCAAAGTTCAACCTTCCCCTATCCGGTAA
- the fdhD gene encoding formate dehydrogenase accessory sulfurtransferase FdhD encodes MDGLRSKASRLRVQAVKGDSFRYRQDALVVEEPMEIRLVFPQAKEPIPISVTMRTPGNDFELAAGFLFTEGIVKTPEAIHRITYCTDPDADGEQRYNIVNVYLRPETPFDLSQLRRHFYTSSSCGICGKASLEAIRVRNVPKIRAEWSVPASVIHGMGERLRAEQDVFEKTGGLHAAGWFSPEGELLAVREDVGRHNAVDKLLGYAFLERKCPLSDGILMVSGRASFEIMQKAAVAGVPMVVAVSAPSSLAREVAREFGITLIGFARDNRFNIYAGTERIRIPSSPAG; translated from the coding sequence GTGGACGGATTGCGGTCGAAGGCATCCCGGCTGCGCGTGCAAGCGGTGAAGGGAGACAGCTTCCGCTACCGGCAGGATGCGCTGGTGGTGGAGGAGCCGATGGAGATTCGGCTGGTCTTTCCCCAGGCGAAAGAACCGATTCCCATCTCGGTCACCATGCGCACCCCCGGCAACGATTTCGAACTGGCGGCCGGCTTTCTCTTCACCGAAGGGATTGTGAAGACGCCGGAGGCGATACACAGGATCACCTACTGCACCGATCCCGATGCGGACGGCGAGCAGCGCTACAACATCGTCAACGTGTACCTTCGCCCGGAAACCCCCTTTGACCTCTCGCAGCTCAGGCGGCACTTTTACACCTCCTCCAGCTGCGGTATCTGCGGCAAGGCTTCCCTGGAGGCGATCCGCGTCCGAAATGTTCCCAAAATCCGCGCCGAGTGGTCGGTTCCCGCCTCCGTCATCCACGGGATGGGAGAACGCCTTCGGGCGGAACAGGATGTGTTTGAGAAGACGGGTGGACTCCACGCCGCGGGGTGGTTTTCTCCCGAGGGGGAGCTGTTGGCGGTCCGGGAGGACGTGGGCAGGCACAACGCCGTGGACAAACTGCTGGGATACGCGTTCCTGGAGCGGAAATGCCCGCTTTCCGACGGGATCCTCATGGTGAGCGGCCGGGCCAGTTTCGAAATCATGCAGAAGGCGGCGGTGGCCGGCGTACCCATGGTGGTCGCCGTTTCCGCCCCCTCCAGCTTGGCCAGGGAAGTCGCCCGGGAATTCGGGATCACCCTGATCGGCTTCGCCCGCGACAACCGCTTCAACATCTACGCGGGCACGGAGCGGATCCGCATCCCTTCGTCTCCGGCCGGATGA